A window of Cryptomeria japonica chromosome 3, Sugi_1.0, whole genome shotgun sequence contains these coding sequences:
- the LOC131054806 gene encoding uncharacterized protein LOC131054806, with protein sequence MEANRRPKENIGLRKPSVDRAAAAWSSGRQESILLVSKCRWERETEERRPERSSKWPSVLKARNWTSLFRSKRSSSVQEEEVDRGSGADSRLIRSESIFASGMRNQSFEEINRISAELKPHGAVEDDTGACRNYFLCIPADWFLFCVV encoded by the exons ATGGAGGCCAACAGAAGGCCAAAAGAGAATATTGGACTAAGAAAGCCATCTGTGGACAGAGCTGCCGCGGCATGGTCCAGTGGAAGGCAAGAAAGTATTCTACTGGTTTCAAAATGCCGCTGGGAGAGGGAAACGGAAGAAAGAAGACCAGAGAGAT CCTCAAAATGGCCTTCAGTATTGAAGGCGCGAAACTGGACATCGTTATTCCGTTCGAAGAGGTCATCTTCTGTACAG GAAGAAGAAGTGGATCGTGGATCTGGAGCAG ATTCCAGGCTTATCAGATCGGAGTCCATTTTTGCTAGTGGAATGAGAAATCAGTCTTTTGAAGAAATAAACCGCATTTCTGCAGAGCTGAAGCCCCATGGTGCTGTGGAAGATGATACTGGAGCCTGCAGGAATTATTTCCTTTGCATTCCTGCAGATTGGTTTCTCTTCTGTGTAGTGTAG